The following proteins are encoded in a genomic region of Roseofilum reptotaenium CS-1145:
- a CDS encoding bifunctional serine/threonine-protein kinase/formylglycine-generating enzyme family protein has product MSPVLAGRYQIERELGKGGFGLTYLAQDLHLPGYPLCVVKQLKPQFKSPKQLKTAQRLFETEAKALQKLGKYPQIPQLLAYFTEEGEFYLVQEYIQGHELSQEIHPGQPWSEEQVIQLLQDILTPLKFLHDHQVIHRDIKPNNLMRRKPDQTLVLIDFGAVKQHLSELTQLGEKNQRTVRVGTPGYMPSEQAVGQPKFCSDIYAVGMIAIEALTGKPALSLPADPETLEIIWQPFATHSSPRLREVLQNMIRYHFNSRYVSAQEALEEVNRLQTSTVPTPAMDRVQLKPESTQVINKAHLKPAQLESLKSTLLSVPQPYQGSLSKFSFEVVTVNAWGKIIQQENREAQYFQEDLGEGIVLDMVAIPGGDFLMGSPEGEGSDDEKPQHLVTVPPFYMGKFLITQAQWRRVASFPQVNISLESNPSYFKGENLPVEQVSWYDCEEFCARLSRYTGNTYRLPSEAEWEYACRAGTTTPFHFGETLTTDLANYDGNYSDIDDPEGKNRAKTTSVGSFPPNGFGLYDMHGNLWEWCADHWHDRYDRAPADGSIWLDSDEWTRRVIRGGSWFLTYSIFRRSADRNHRNAGDRYCTFGLRIVHPVVPDLNQ; this is encoded by the coding sequence ATGTCACCAGTGCTTGCGGGTCGCTACCAGATAGAACGGGAACTCGGTAAAGGAGGATTTGGCCTCACCTACCTGGCACAAGACTTGCACCTTCCAGGATATCCCCTCTGTGTTGTCAAGCAACTGAAGCCCCAGTTCAAGAGTCCAAAACAACTGAAGACAGCCCAGCGCTTATTTGAGACAGAAGCAAAGGCTCTGCAAAAATTAGGAAAATATCCTCAAATTCCCCAACTTCTGGCCTATTTTACGGAAGAAGGAGAATTTTATCTGGTTCAGGAATATATCCAAGGTCATGAGTTAAGCCAGGAAATACACCCGGGACAACCTTGGTCAGAGGAGCAAGTGATTCAGTTATTACAAGATATCCTCACTCCCTTAAAGTTTTTGCACGATCATCAAGTCATTCATCGGGATATTAAACCCAATAACTTGATGCGGCGTAAGCCCGATCAAACACTGGTACTGATTGATTTTGGTGCAGTCAAGCAACACCTGTCTGAGTTAACTCAATTGGGAGAGAAAAATCAACGGACAGTTCGTGTTGGTACACCTGGATATATGCCCAGTGAACAAGCGGTAGGACAGCCTAAATTTTGTAGCGATATCTATGCTGTGGGCATGATCGCCATTGAAGCACTCACGGGAAAACCAGCCCTCAGTCTACCAGCAGACCCAGAAACTCTAGAAATCATCTGGCAACCCTTTGCTACTCATTCCAGTCCAAGATTGCGGGAAGTCCTACAGAATATGATCCGGTATCACTTCAATAGTCGCTATGTTTCAGCTCAGGAAGCTTTAGAAGAAGTTAACAGACTCCAGACTTCAACAGTACCGACTCCAGCTATGGATAGGGTGCAACTCAAACCAGAGTCAACCCAAGTCATTAACAAAGCTCATCTCAAACCAGCTCAACTCGAATCTTTAAAGTCTACTCTCCTATCTGTACCCCAACCTTACCAAGGTTCACTCTCTAAATTTAGCTTTGAGGTCGTGACAGTTAACGCTTGGGGCAAAATCATTCAGCAGGAAAATCGAGAAGCGCAGTATTTCCAGGAGGACTTGGGAGAAGGAATAGTTTTAGATATGGTGGCTATTCCTGGGGGAGACTTCCTCATGGGTTCACCAGAGGGAGAAGGATCGGATGATGAAAAACCCCAGCATTTAGTAACCGTGCCCCCCTTTTATATGGGGAAGTTTTTAATCACGCAGGCTCAATGGCGTAGGGTAGCTTCATTTCCCCAGGTGAATATTTCCCTAGAGTCTAATCCGTCTTATTTTAAGGGAGAGAATTTGCCTGTAGAACAAGTTTCATGGTACGACTGCGAGGAATTTTGCGCCCGGCTATCTCGATATACGGGAAACACCTATCGTTTGCCTTCTGAAGCAGAATGGGAATATGCTTGTCGGGCAGGAACAACAACGCCCTTTCATTTTGGCGAAACCCTGACGACTGACCTGGCTAATTATGATGGCAACTATAGTGATATAGATGACCCGGAAGGTAAAAATCGTGCGAAAACCACCTCAGTCGGTAGTTTTCCGCCCAATGGATTTGGCTTATATGATATGCATGGAAACCTGTGGGAATGGTGTGCCGACCATTGGCATGATCGTTACGATCGCGCTCCTGCCGATGGTAGTATATGGCTCGATAGCGATGAATGGACCAGAAGGGTAATACGAGGGGGGTCTTGGTTTCTCACCTATTCAATATTCCGTCGTAGTGCCGATCGCAACCACCGCAATGCTGGCGATCGATATTGCACCTTTGGCCTGCGGATTGTCCATCCTGTCGTCCCTGACTTAAATCAATAA
- a CDS encoding CHAT domain-containing protein yields the protein MVRTISAIAISSVLALELPAIAQTSESGSVEVQTDPVSEADTLENWGKRDYAQGRFFSAQQFYQRVVKLRQRIGNRRKLAKTLINLASVEINLEDYDTALELLNQARSISRSRRDSATEIQALTGLSLLYEKQNLPNRALATAQQALALNQRLDRKEEQGHLYNHLGHLHTILHQEAKASQAYHRAISIFRELGDKVGVANSLNGLGFVYLEQNQFEPALSHFYQALLIWKKLEKTENYAATLHNIGRLFESQQQAELAILFYKQSMNELQLIHSQITDFSLEQQKAFLATVSQRYRHLANLLFQNNRPEEAHQVLDLLKLQELDEYLHSVKGDHQLPTLSLHPVEEDIFNDFLEAETQGVDWIEDLEELRAIPEGDRTVEETEKLNQINLLYQSLHQNFKPFLESSRINPIRQRMADYNSTNPEWNSHIQGLKSLLQQFEHQTAFVYPFMWEDRLEIIVVFADRPPIRRTVPVSQSELEQKITEFRTTITRKYPLPRVQSLGQQLYEWLVQPIKEDLNQAGIEALVYAPDGQLRHLPFSALYDGQDWLIQRFEINYITATSLQNFAPQTHRERKILAGAFTQGNYHVQVGDRQFDFSGLPFAQKEVQNLIQRFPDHTTLWNQDFNRDATLPELEAHQIVHLATHAAFVQGEPEESFILLGNGDRITLRDIEHWNLSDVDLIVLSACQTGIGEILGNGEEILGLGYQMQKAGAKAAIATLWHVDDQGTQVLMDQFYQSLDTDPDITLAQAIRQAQLSVINAQLPQTDNLDPTSFQHPYYWAPFILIGNGLD from the coding sequence TTGGTTCGGACAATTTCGGCGATCGCGATCAGCAGTGTGTTGGCACTTGAATTACCGGCGATCGCACAAACTTCAGAGTCTGGCTCTGTGGAAGTTCAAACCGATCCAGTCAGCGAAGCCGATACCCTAGAAAACTGGGGTAAAAGAGACTATGCACAGGGACGTTTTTTTTCTGCACAGCAGTTTTATCAGAGGGTAGTGAAATTACGACAACGAATTGGCAATCGAAGAAAATTAGCGAAGACTTTGATTAATTTAGCCAGTGTTGAAATCAATTTAGAAGATTATGACACTGCCCTAGAGTTGCTGAATCAGGCTCGATCGATTTCTCGATCGCGAAGAGATAGCGCCACAGAAATTCAAGCCTTAACCGGTTTAAGCTTACTGTATGAAAAGCAAAACTTACCGAATCGTGCTTTAGCTACTGCCCAACAAGCTTTAGCCTTAAATCAACGTTTAGATCGAAAAGAAGAACAGGGACATTTATATAATCATCTTGGACATCTTCATACCATCCTTCACCAGGAGGCTAAAGCCAGTCAAGCTTATCATAGAGCCATATCTATTTTTCGCGAACTAGGAGATAAAGTCGGAGTAGCGAATAGCCTCAATGGATTAGGGTTTGTCTATCTTGAACAAAATCAGTTTGAACCTGCCCTTTCCCATTTTTATCAAGCACTTTTGATCTGGAAAAAATTAGAAAAAACAGAAAATTATGCCGCTACACTCCATAATATTGGTCGTCTATTCGAGTCCCAGCAACAAGCAGAGTTAGCTATTCTATTTTACAAGCAGTCGATGAATGAGCTTCAGTTGATTCATAGCCAAATTACTGATTTTTCCCTAGAACAACAAAAGGCATTTCTGGCAACGGTTTCTCAGCGCTATCGCCATTTAGCGAATCTACTCTTTCAAAATAACCGCCCAGAAGAAGCCCATCAAGTTCTGGACTTGCTGAAATTGCAAGAACTGGATGAATATTTACACAGTGTTAAAGGGGATCATCAATTGCCAACCTTAAGTTTACATCCCGTGGAAGAGGATATTTTCAACGATTTCCTTGAAGCCGAGACTCAGGGTGTAGATTGGATTGAAGACTTAGAAGAATTAAGGGCGATTCCAGAAGGCGATCGCACGGTGGAGGAAACTGAAAAATTAAACCAAATTAACTTATTATATCAGAGTCTACATCAGAATTTCAAGCCGTTTCTAGAATCATCTCGTATCAACCCAATTAGGCAGAGAATGGCTGATTACAACTCGACAAATCCAGAGTGGAATTCTCATATTCAAGGATTGAAGAGTCTACTCCAACAGTTTGAACATCAGACAGCGTTTGTCTATCCATTCATGTGGGAAGATCGGCTAGAAATAATCGTGGTTTTTGCCGATCGCCCACCAATCAGACGTACGGTACCCGTAAGTCAGTCGGAACTTGAACAAAAAATTACTGAATTTAGAACAACGATTACGCGCAAATACCCCTTACCCCGGGTACAATCACTCGGTCAACAGCTTTATGAATGGTTAGTGCAACCCATTAAAGAGGATTTAAATCAAGCTGGAATTGAGGCCTTAGTTTACGCACCAGATGGTCAATTGCGCCACTTGCCCTTCAGTGCTTTATATGATGGTCAGGATTGGTTAATTCAACGGTTTGAGATTAATTATATTACGGCCACCAGCTTACAAAACTTTGCCCCCCAAACCCATCGAGAACGGAAAATTCTAGCCGGAGCGTTTACCCAAGGCAATTATCACGTCCAAGTCGGCGATCGCCAATTTGACTTTTCTGGATTACCCTTTGCCCAGAAGGAAGTACAAAATTTGATCCAGCGCTTCCCCGATCATACGACCCTGTGGAATCAGGACTTTAATCGAGATGCAACCCTGCCAGAACTCGAGGCACATCAGATCGTGCATCTAGCCACCCATGCAGCATTCGTTCAAGGAGAGCCAGAAGAATCATTTATTTTATTAGGAAATGGCGATCGCATTACCCTACGGGATATTGAGCATTGGAACCTTTCCGACGTGGACTTAATTGTCCTCAGTGCTTGTCAGACAGGGATTGGCGAAATTCTGGGGAATGGCGAAGAAATCCTCGGTTTAGGCTATCAGATGCAAAAAGCAGGCGCAAAAGCGGCGATCGCCACCCTATGGCACGTTGACGATCAAGGAACCCAAGTTTTAATGGATCAATTTTATCAATCTCTCGATACCGATCCTGATATCACCCTAGCCCAAGCCATTCGACAAGCGCAATTGAGCGTAATTAACGCCCAACTTCCCCAAACAGATAACCTCGATCCCACCTCTTTTCAACATCCCTACTATTGGGCCCCATTTATTTTAATTGGCAATGGTCTCGATTAA
- a CDS encoding Uma2 family endonuclease has product MSPKYPRPDWPNSLPTMYDLPSEDPEEPGLPDLFHDLQPQLLDLTFDSPLYPIEQRLIAKDLNLYYDSNHTNWYKRPDWFLVLGTGRFNRQQDLRLSYLIWQERISPFLVIELLSPGTEQEDLGQTLREVNKPPTKWQVYEQILRVPYYVVYDRYNNQFRAFELKGSQYQPLSLPEEKLWFEQLGLGLGKWQGIYEGVEGLWLRWYDRQGNWIPTPTERLEQERQRAQEAENALAQERQKREALLERLRAMGIDPDTLS; this is encoded by the coding sequence ATGTCACCCAAATATCCGCGCCCAGACTGGCCAAACTCTTTGCCCACCATGTATGATTTACCCAGCGAAGATCCGGAGGAACCGGGATTGCCTGACTTATTTCACGATCTACAACCCCAATTACTCGATCTCACCTTTGACTCTCCCCTTTATCCAATCGAACAACGGTTAATTGCTAAAGACTTAAATCTATATTACGATTCCAATCATACCAATTGGTATAAACGTCCTGATTGGTTTCTCGTTTTAGGCACGGGACGATTTAACCGCCAACAGGATCTGCGCCTGAGTTATTTAATCTGGCAAGAACGAATTTCACCGTTTTTAGTCATTGAACTCTTATCTCCAGGAACGGAGCAAGAAGATTTAGGTCAAACTTTGCGAGAAGTCAATAAACCGCCGACAAAATGGCAAGTATACGAGCAGATTTTACGGGTTCCCTATTATGTAGTTTATGACCGCTATAATAATCAGTTTCGAGCCTTTGAGTTAAAAGGTTCTCAGTATCAACCCTTGAGTTTACCAGAAGAGAAATTATGGTTTGAACAGTTAGGGTTAGGCTTGGGAAAATGGCAAGGAATTTATGAGGGTGTGGAAGGATTATGGTTACGTTGGTACGATCGCCAAGGCAACTGGATACCGACTCCTACGGAAAGACTGGAGCAGGAGCGTCAACGGGCACAAGAGGCAGAAAATGCATTAGCCCAAGAGCGACAAAAACGGGAAGCTCTATTAGAGCGCCTTCGAGCTATGGGTATCGATCCTGATACATTGTCGTAG